A DNA window from bacterium contains the following coding sequences:
- a CDS encoding pyridoxine 5'-phosphate synthase has protein sequence MKLKKVRLGVNIDHVATLRQVRQACQPDPVAAAGLAEKAGADGITVHLRSDRRHIQDRDVLVLSKTVKTHLNIEMAATGPMMAMAAKIKPDAVCLVPENPDEITTEGGLDLVKARGRVALAVKELNQAGIRSTLFIEPDEMQIRTALKLGAHAVELNTNAYSLAWEAAPGNNRKTAFQLDRLAKAARLASELGMEVHAGHGLNYLNVRPVVNIPQITELNIGHSIIAEAVLAGLPKAVRRMVKLLKR, from the coding sequence TTGAAACTAAAAAAAGTACGCCTGGGCGTCAACATAGACCATGTGGCCACCTTAAGGCAGGTCAGGCAGGCCTGCCAGCCTGACCCGGTGGCCGCTGCCGGGCTGGCCGAAAAGGCCGGGGCCGACGGGATCACCGTTCATTTGCGGTCGGACCGGAGACATATTCAGGACCGGGACGTATTAGTGCTTTCCAAAACTGTCAAGACCCATCTTAACATAGAGATGGCGGCCACCGGACCGATGATGGCCATGGCCGCAAAGATAAAACCGGACGCCGTCTGCCTGGTCCCGGAAAACCCCGATGAAATAACCACCGAGGGAGGCCTGGACCTGGTGAAAGCCCGGGGACGGGTGGCGCTGGCGGTCAAAGAGCTGAACCAGGCCGGCATCCGGTCAACCCTGTTCATCGAGCCGGATGAAATGCAGATCAGAACGGCTTTAAAACTGGGGGCTCACGCGGTGGAATTGAATACCAATGCCTATTCCCTGGCCTGGGAGGCAGCTCCGGGGAACAACCGTAAAACGGCATTTCAGCTGGACCGGCTGGCCAAGGCAGCCAGGCTGGCCTCTGAATTGGGGATGGAGGTCCACGCCGGGCACGGGTTGAATTATTTGAATGTAAGGCCGGTGGTGAATATCCCCCAGATCACGGAGTTGAACATCGGGCACTCGATAATCGCCGAAGCAGTGCTGGCGGGACTTCCCAAGGCAGTACGCCGCATGGTCAAGCTGCTGAAACGCTGA
- a CDS encoding DUF3098 domain-containing protein produces the protein MSKKEFKNKIKAAPEKTVVVPETPLGFNRKNYILFGTGLVLIILGFLFLTSPVFGGGFPFVHPFKGGVDGWLTMNLAPVMLVLGYCVVIPAAIIVK, from the coding sequence ATGTCTAAAAAAGAATTTAAAAACAAGATCAAGGCCGCCCCGGAAAAAACAGTGGTGGTGCCGGAAACTCCGCTGGGATTTAACCGCAAGAACTATATTCTGTTCGGAACCGGTCTGGTTCTGATAATCTTGGGGTTTTTGTTCCTGACCAGCCCGGTTTTCGGCGGGGGATTCCCTTTTGTGCATCCTTTTAAGGGCGGCGTGGACGGCTGGCTGACCATGAATCTGGCTCCGGTAATGCTGGTGCTGGGCTATTGTGTGGTAATACCGGCGGCCATCATCGTCAAATAA
- a CDS encoding methyltransferase domain-containing protein produces the protein MLKIVKNITAMFIWWLCYIPLNALILLIFVKHTLSGKKAIEINQQNYLNDDQRILALVERNLAGCDPENEDEGFGTRFERQMMAELLKQLAKKYQLTSVLESPADGVTGVPGANSLPLAAMVQRPVLLANPSELLLQQAQKTWEKRGLLDLAKFLKNSLTSLPIQKGEYDLVWSFCMLERLNDPGAYLKETSRVSGKIVLMVTLNYKNHGTWLHRVYHRIKGMEWDHGNFAMMGHKGIVDAFNQAGLKVLEKGAVDVPPSWDTWDMPLGSDIGKITAIFGKKWEWKMAAADQKPGLLLNIFGWVENNLPDWFKTQQAHHLYVIGKAQSL, from the coding sequence ATGCTGAAAATAGTTAAAAACATCACGGCCATGTTCATCTGGTGGTTGTGCTATATTCCCCTCAATGCCTTGATACTGCTGATATTCGTAAAACATACGCTGTCCGGGAAAAAAGCGATCGAAATCAACCAACAAAATTATTTGAACGATGACCAGCGCATCCTGGCGCTGGTGGAACGAAACCTGGCCGGATGCGATCCGGAAAACGAGGATGAAGGGTTCGGCACCAGGTTCGAACGGCAGATGATGGCGGAGCTTCTAAAACAGCTGGCTAAAAAATATCAATTGACCAGTGTACTGGAATCCCCGGCCGACGGAGTGACCGGAGTGCCGGGGGCCAACAGCCTGCCGTTGGCGGCAATGGTTCAAAGACCGGTATTACTGGCCAACCCCTCGGAGCTGCTGTTGCAGCAAGCCCAAAAAACCTGGGAGAAACGAGGGCTCTTGGACTTGGCAAAATTCCTGAAAAACAGTCTGACCAGCCTGCCAATCCAAAAAGGGGAATACGACCTGGTCTGGAGTTTTTGCATGCTGGAAAGACTGAACGATCCGGGCGCCTACTTAAAGGAGACATCCAGGGTCTCCGGCAAAATAGTATTGATGGTAACCTTGAACTATAAAAATCACGGCACCTGGCTGCACCGGGTTTACCACCGGATAAAAGGGATGGAGTGGGATCACGGCAATTTCGCCATGATGGGGCATAAGGGCATAGTTGATGCCTTTAACCAGGCCGGGCTGAAGGTGCTGGAAAAAGGGGCGGTGGATGTTCCGCCTTCCTGGGATACCTGGGATATGCCGTTGGGCAGCGATATTGGGAAAATTACGGCTATTTTCGGGAAAAAATGGGAATGGAAAATGGCAGCGGCCGATCAAAAACCAGGACTGCTGTTGAATATCTTCGGGTGGGTCGAAAACAACCTTCCGGATTGGTTTAAAACCCAGCAGGCTCATCATCTCTATGTCATCGGCAAAGCCCAAAGCCTTTGA